In Oryza brachyantha chromosome 1, ObraRS2, whole genome shotgun sequence, the following are encoded in one genomic region:
- the LOC121053267 gene encoding AT-hook motif nuclear-localized protein 27-like, whose protein sequence is FAASMADEGSSRAAELIVPLPAPELPSPPRKPRGRPLGSKNKPKPPVVVTRESEAAMRPVVLELDAGCDVATAVAAFARRRCVGVSVLCGRGTVATVTLRLPTSPATAVTLHGRFEVLSLSGTVVPSAAGEGAAPPPFSVSLAGAGGQVIGGTLAGQMTAADGLVVVAATFGSAEVHRLPPAEDEEVAERRSGEERRHPHQHQPQPSPQKPFAAASAVDVGVGALPRGYGGAVVGLAGTGGASGGQVGRRHQQAEMVLWAQAPGSVGPAHPAGQKGS, encoded by the coding sequence TTTGCTGCTTCCATGGCCGACGAGGGGtcgtcgcgcgccgccgagctGATCGTGCCGTTGCCCGCGCCGGAgcttccgtcgccgccgcggaagcCGCGGGGTCGGCCTCTGGGATCCAAGAACAAGCCCAAGCCACCGGTGGTCGTGACGCGGGAGAGCGAGGCGGCGATGCGACCCGTCGTGCTGGAGCTCGACGCGGGCTGCGACGTGGCAACTGCGGTCGCCGCgttcgcgcgccgccgctgcgtcgGCGTGTCCGTGCTGTGCGGCCGTGGCACGGTGGCCACCGTCACGCTGCGGCTCCCAACCTCACCGGCGACCGCCGTGACGCTGCACGGGCGGTTCGAGGTACTGTCTCTGTCCGGGACGGTGGTGCCTTCGGCGGCCGGAGAaggcgccgcgccaccgccgttcTCGGTGTCTCTAGCCGGGGCAGGCGGGCAGGTGATCGGTGGCACGCTCGCCGGGCAGATGACGGCTGCGGAcgggttggtggtggtggccgccaCATTCGGCAGCGCCGAGGTGCACCGGCTGCCTCCTGCTGAGGACGAGGAGGTCGCCGAACGACGCAGTGGTGAGGAGAGGAGGCATCCACATCAGCATCAGCCGCAGCCGTCGCCGCAGAAACCATTCGCGGCTGCGAGCGCCGTCGACGTGGGAGTGGGAGCACTGCCCCGTGGCTATGGCGGCGCTGTCGTGGGGCTGGCTGGCACTGGCGGTGCGAGTGGAGGGCAGGTGGGCCGCCGTCACCAGCAGGCCGAGATGGTCTTGTGGGCCCAAGCGCCAGGTTCGGTTGGCCCGGCCCATCCTGCCGGCCAGAAAGGCAGTTAA
- the LOC102722725 gene encoding probable NADPH:quinone oxidoreductase 2 yields the protein MEGSTAPEAKAKAAVLRVAAISGSLRRGSANTGLIRAAKEICEESIPGMVIDHVDISGLPLLNTDLEVDGGFPPAVEAFRAKVRAADCFLFANPEYNYSISGPLKNALDWGSRPPNCWADRAAAILSASGGSGGSRSQYHIRQVGVFLDIHFINKPELFIRAHQPPKKFDSDGNLIDPEIREELKNVLLSLQAFALRLQCKASASEHAAMSSSSDKGD from the exons ATGGAAGGCTCGACGGCGCcggaggcgaaggcgaaggccGCGGTCCTGAGAGTCGCGGCGATCTCCGGCTCGCTGCGCAGGGGCTCCGCCAACACCGGCCTCATCCGCGCCG CCAAGGAGATATGCGAGGAATCCATCCCGGGGATGGTCATCGACCACGTCGACATCTCCGGCTTGCCGCTGCTGAACACCGACCTCGAGGTCGACGGCGGGTTCCCGCCGGCCGTCGAGGCGTTCCGCGCCAAGGTCCGCGCGGCTGACTGCTTCCTCTTCGCCAATCCAGAGTACAATTACTCCATCTCAG GTCCTCTGAAAAACGCTCTGGACTGGGGATCAAGGCCGCCGAACTGCTGGGCTGACAGAGCCGCCGCCATCCTGAGCGCCTCAGGGGGCTCCGGCGGCAGCCGGTCGCAGTACCATATCAGGCAAGTCGGGGTTTTCTTGGACATCCATTTCATCAACAAGCCCGAATTGTTCATCAGAGCACATCAACCCCCTAAAAAGTTTGACAGCGATGGCAATTTGATTGACCCGGAGATTAGAGAAGAGCTCAAGAATGTCCTGCTGTCTTTGCAAGCTTTCGCCCTGAGGCTCCAGTGCAAAGCTTCAGCCTCTGAACATGCAGCTATGAGCAGTTCTTCAGATAAAGGAGATTAA
- the LOC102722445 gene encoding uncharacterized protein LOC102722445 — translation MAAAAAAAASASSSSSPSSPSAEFALLPTTTLPIGKAAAVGGGGDRAAVDCGVCAICLDKIALQETALVKGCDHAYCVTCILRWASYKQTPLCPQCKHPFEFLSVHRSLDGCIHDYMFEESVCLLLRAAWFEPLIVEPHEEALDEEELYHIYQYGDDDEDDLDEEAYYMSRSPSVRIGNRRWGDNGYVRGGRKEARPVSRPSLNGVDAGPSRTPKKKDVSASGSGSVSKEVAGRRAKRAQKREAADKAAAEKHLKHLQRLGLRKAPEATPEVEPQLNE, via the exons atggccgccgccgccgccgcagccgcatccgcttcctcctcctcgtcgccctcctccccctcggccgAATTCGCCCTCCTCCCCACCACGACTCTCCCCATCGGCAAG GCGGCGGCTGtaggcggtggtggcgaccGAGCGGCGGTGGATTGCGGGGTGTGCGCGATTTGCCTGGATAAGATCGCCCTGCAGGAGACGGCCCTCGTCAAGGGTTGCGACCACGCCTATTG CGTTACATGCATTCTGAGGTGGGCTTCCTACAAGCAGACACCTCTATGCCCACAGTGTAAACATCCGTTTGAGTTCCTCAGTGTGCACCGCTCTCTCGATGGCTG TATCCATGACTACATGTTTGAGGAAAGCGTTTGCCTTCTCCTGAGGGCCGCTTGGTTTGAACCTCTGATCGTAGAGCCTCATGAAGAGGCTCTGGATGAAGAAGAGTTATACCACATCTATCAatatggtgatgatgatgaagatgacCTTGACGAAGAAGCTTATTACATGAGCAGGTCACCGAGCGTTCGAATTGGCAATAGGAGGTGGGGTGACAATGGATATGTTAGAGGAGGCAGGAAAGAGGCAAGGCCAGTGAGTCGACCATCCTTAAATGGTGTTGATGCTGGTCCATCCAGGACTCCAAAGAAGAAAGATGTATCAGCATCAGGATCAGGTTCTGTGTCCAAGGAAGTTGCAGGAAGACGAGCAAAACGGGCTCAGAAGCGTGAAGCCGCTGATAAGGCAGCTGCAGAAAAGCACCTGAAGCACCTCCAGAGGTTGGGTCTCAGGAAGGCACCTGAAGCAACTCCAGAGGTTGAACCTCAGTTGAACGAGTGA